A genomic window from Vitis riparia cultivar Riparia Gloire de Montpellier isolate 1030 chromosome 18, EGFV_Vit.rip_1.0, whole genome shotgun sequence includes:
- the LOC117907264 gene encoding uncharacterized protein At5g64816-like: MVDIWWSLLGAAIPAVVAGQALRMKRRRAEEQSLTSSGGREKRSDDNFVCERVCTSKRMLKKVSALSKDPTPDTCVTVCGVSEIDACTDACARTVCVNQHQVPNWNDICLRRCQSECLKLSNSNIAP, from the coding sequence ATGGTGGATATATGGTGGTCGCTATTAGGGGCAGCCATACCGGCTGTAGTAGCTGGACAAGCCCTGAGGATGAAGAGAAGGCGGGCAGAAGAGCAGAGCTTGACGAGCTCAGGAGGGCGTGAGAAGAGGTCGGATGATAATTTTGTGTGCGAGAGAGTATGCACATCCAAGAGGATGCTGAAGAAGGTTAGTGCACTTTCTAAAGACCCAACTCCTGATACTTGTGTTACAGTATGCGGGGTTTCTGAGATTGATGCCTGCACGGATGCTTGTGCAAGAACTGTTTGTGTTAACCAACATCAAGTGCCCAATTGGAATGATATTTGTCTTAGGAGGTGCCAAAGTGAGTGCCTTAAGCTCTCTAATTCCAATATCGCTCCTTAA
- the LOC117905327 gene encoding MADS-box protein SVP-like, whose amino-acid sequence MAREKIKIRKIDNVSARQVTFSKRRRGLFKKAEELSVLCDAEVALIIFSSTGKLFDYSSSSMKDILGRYTMHSNNLEKLEGPSLELQLENSNHVRLSKEIADKSHQLRQMRGEDIQGLNIEELLKLEKMLEAGLSRVLKSKSDRIMTEIATLQTKGAQLMEENNKLRQKMEIICKGKRLMTMESDNMILEEGQSSESITNVYSCSSGPPQEDDSSDTSLKLGLPFS is encoded by the exons ATGGCGAGAGAGAAGATCAAGATCAGGAAGATCGATAACGTGTCGGCGAGGCAGGTGACCTTCTCCAAGAGGAGACGAGGGCTTTTCAAGAAAGCTGAAGAGCTTTCTGTTCTCTGTGATGCTGAGGTTGCTCTCATCATCTTCTCTTCCACTGGGAAGCTCTTTGACTATTCCAGCTCCAG TATGAAGGATATACTTGGAAGGTACACTATGCACTCAAATAATCTGGAAAAGTTGGAGGGACCATCACTTGAACTGCAG CTTGAGAATAGCAACCATGTCCGATTGAGCAAAGAAATTGCAGATAAGAGCCATCAACTGAG GCAGATGAGGGGAGAGGATATCCAAGGACTAAATATAGAGGAATTATTGAAATTAGAGAAAATGCTTGAAGCAGGACTTAGTCGTGTACTCAAATCAAAG AGTGATCGGATAATGACCGAGATCGCCACTCTCCAGACAAAG GGAGCTCAGCTGATGGAAGAGAACAACAAATTAAGACAGAAA ATGGAAATAATCTGTAAAGGAAAACGGCTAATGACTATGGAATCGGATAACATGATCCTTGAGGAAGGCCAGTCATCGGAGTCTATCACCAATGTCTACAGTTGCAGTAGTGGTCCTCCTCAAGAGGACGACAGCTCTGACACATCTCTCAAGCTTGG GCTGCCCTTCTCTTAA